In Scheffersomyces stipitis CBS 6054 chromosome 8, complete sequence, one DNA window encodes the following:
- a CDS encoding predicted protein, with translation QDRSRSPVRERERSRSPAGDKRDSYSRRDYGYSRGDRKERDYRGRDQGRRGDRRGRGGRDRGDGGRGDRDRGDRDRDFNSRSRDYDSGASTHSGVSNEEFYRTKTERNYDNSIFIGNIPFDCSARDVEDIFQNKFDIIKADIVTNRGQSRGMATVEFSNKNAVREAISLFDRSEFNGRQIFVRQDYPPPDKKKDFSRREDSRRDDSRRDDSRNDSRRDDYEREAPRPGTEIFVGNLPFSVNWQALKDLMRDAGSVVRADVRVDSWGKSRGFGTVVFETPEDAQKAVEMFSGYEIQGRRIDARPGRGEGNQHRDGYDRSTRDQDSYSRDSAVSRNSEFTEGVTGDGEKSDTIFVANLPFATSNDDLYELFETVGRTTRAEIQYNEKGKPSGNAVVQFELLELSENAIQNLDNYTYGGRNIKITYA, from the exons CAGGATCGCTCGCGTTCTCCCGtgagagaaagagaaagatctCGTTCGCCGGCAGGTGACAAGAGAGATTCATACTCGAGAAGGGACTACGGCTATTCTCGTGGAGACAGAAAGGAACGTGACTATCGTGGTCGTgaccaaggaagaagaggcGACAGAAGAGGTCGTGGAGGAAGAGACAGAGGCGACGGTGGTAGAGGCGACAGAGATAGAGGAGACAGAGACAGGGATTTCAACTCCAGAAGTAGGGATTATGATTCAGGAGCTTCCACTCACTCAGGAGTCtccaatgaagaattctacAGAACAAAAACAGAAAGGAACTACGACAATTCGATTTTCATTGGAAACATTCCGTTTGACTGTTCTGCCAGAGACGTCGAGGACATTTTCCAGAACAAGTTCGATATAATAAAGGCAGATATTGTCACTAATAGGGGTCAGTCTCGAGGAATGGCGACTGTAGAATTCTCCAACAAAAATGCTGTTCGTGAAGCTATTAGTTTATTTGACCGTAGTGAATTCAACGGAAGACAGATATTTGTCAGACAAGATTATCCTCCTccagacaagaagaaagacttttcaagaagagaagattCGAGAAGAGACgattccagaagagatgaCTCTAGAAATGATTCTAGAAGAGATGACTATG aaagagaagctCCCAGACCGGGCACCGAAATATTTGTAGGAAACTTGCCTTTTTCTGTAAACTGGCAAGCTTTGAAGGACTTGATGAGAGATGCTGGTAGTGTTGTCAGAGCTGACGTCAGGGTGGACAGCTGGGGCAAGTCGCGAGGCTTTGGTACTGTGGTGTTTGAAACTCCTGAGGATGCTCAAAAGGCTGTAGAGATGTTTCTGGGTTATGAAATACAAGGTAGAAGGATCGATGCTCGTCCTGGCCGTGGTGAAGGTAACCAGC ACAGGGATGGTTATGACAGATCTACTCGTGACCAAGACTCGTATTCTCGTGATTCTGCTGTTTCCAGAAACAGCGAATTTACTGAAGGTGTTACAGGAGATGGTGAAAAGTCTGATACCATTTTTGTTGCCAACTTGCCATTTGCCACTAGCAACGACGACTTGTACGAGCTCTTTGAAACTGTAGGTAGAACCACTAGAGCTGAGATCCAGTACAACGAAAAGGGTAAGCCTAGTGGAAACGCTGTAGTTCAATTCGAATTGCTTGAGCTTTCGGAGAATGCTATTCAGAACTTGGACAACTACACTTATGGAGGAAGAAACATCAAGATCACCTACGCC
- a CDS encoding predicted protein: MSFNSRSDTDYDSNTGRADSGTNYEPNSGWGADGKTQIKSHYVAILLVIAAGLLLFHFRHKLAEAHDRWRTRRRAASGFYERLGTFQDNIAAGFSSANFDLEANVAGGDTRKGLSEEALAEIQRIMDSKRKTFDEARLEYTQSELGRNGVDKDGVPLDPKLVTF, from the coding sequence ATGAGCTTCAATTCCAGATCAGATACTGACTACGATTCAAATACTGGTAGAGCCGATTCCGGAACCAATTACGAGCCCAATTCTGGTTGGGGTGCGGATGGCAAGACGCAGATAAAATCACACTATGTGGCTATATTATTAGTGATAGCAGCAGGTTTACTCTTGTTCCATTTCAGACACAAGCTTGCAGAAGCGCATGACAGATGGAGAACACGTAGAAGAGCAGCGTCTGGATTCTATGAGAGACTTGGAACTTTCCAGGATAATATAGCTGCTGGATTTCTGAGTGCCAactttgatcttgaagcCAATGTAGCTGGCGGAGACACTAGAAAAGGTCTTCTGGAGGAAGCATTGGCTGAAATTCAACGCATTATGGATTCTAAGAGAAAGACCTTTGATGAGGCCAGATTGGAGTATACTCAGAGCGAACTTGGACGTAACGGCGTAGATAAGGACGGAGTTCCCTTGGATCCCAAGCTAGTGACGTTCTAG
- the LEU2 gene encoding 3-isopropylmalate dehydrogenase (go_function oxidoreductase activity~go_process metabolism) has translation MSTVTKTITVLPGDHVGTEICNEAIKVLEAIEQATPYQKIHFEFKHHLIGGAAIDSTGVPLPDDSLAAAKSSDAVLLGAVGGPKWGTGAVRPEQGLLKIRKELNLYANLRPCNFASDALLELSPLKSEIVKGTNFTVVRELVGGIYFGERQEQEESADGESAWDTEKYSVAEVTRITRMAAFMALQHNPPLPIWSLDKANVLASSRLWRKTVDKVMKEEFPQLTIQHQLIDSAAMILVQSPTKLNGIVITSNMFGDIISDEASVIPGSLGLLPSASLASLPDTNSAFGLYEPCHGSAPDLPENKVNPIATILSVAMMLRLSLDSLKEAEALEEAVRQVLDSGVRTADLRGTNSTKEVGEAVVAAVTKILKDAA, from the coding sequence ATGTCTACCGTTACCAAGACCATCACTGTTCTCCCAGGAGATCACGTCGGTACTGAGATTTGTAATGAGGCTATCAAGGTGCTTGAAGCCATTGAGCAAGCTACTCCTTACCAAAAGATCCACTTTGAGTTCAAGCATCATTTAATTGGAGGTGCTGCCATTGACTCCACGGGAGTTCCTTTGCCAGATGACTCTCTTGCTGCAGCCAAACTGTCTGATGCTGTTTTGCTTGGAGCAGTTGGTGGTCCCAAGTGGGGAACTGGTGCTGTTAGACCAGAACAAggtttgttgaagatcagaaaggagttgaacttgtatGCCAACTTGAGACCTTGCAACTTTGCATCCGATGCTCTTTTAGAACTCTCTCCCTTGAAGTCAGAAATCGTCAAGGGCACCAACTTCACTGTTGTCCgtgaacttgttggtggTATTTACTTTGGCGAAAGACAAGAACAGGAAGAGTCTGCCGACGGAGAGTCTGCTTGGGACACCGAAAAGTATTCTGTGGCTGAAGTCACCAGAATCACCAGAATGGCAGCTTTCATGGCATTGCAACACAACCCACCTTTACCAATCTGGTCATTGGATAAGGCTAATGTGTTGGCCTCCTCCAGATTATGGAGAAAGACTGTGGATAAGGTaatgaaagaagagttcCCACAATTGACCATCCAGCACCAGTTGATCGATTCTGCTGCCATGATTTTGGTTCAATCTCCTACCAAATTGAATGGTATTGTCATCACTTCAAACATGTTTGGCGATATTATCAGTGACGAAGCCTCGGTGATCCCTGGCTCGTTGGGTCTCTTACCTTCTGCATCCTTGGCTTCGTTGCCAGACACCAATTCTGCCTTCGGTTTATACGAGCCATGCCACGGTTCTGCTCCTGACTTGCCCGAAAACAAGGTCAACCCAATTGCCACCATCTTGTCGGTCGCCATGATGTTGAGATTGTCGTTGGACAGCTTGAAGGAAGCCGAAGCCTTGGAAGAAGCCGTCCGTCAAGTTTTGGACTCTGGAGTCAGAACTGCTGACTTACGTGGTACCAACTCTACCAAGGAAGTCGGtgaagctgttgttgctgccgtcaccaagatcttgaaggatgCTGCCTAG
- a CDS encoding predicted protein: protein MNTSVTCVAGSLVIEIASVLNQIKHNKIKKSIYGLSYDYLALTWTSDLMAVMSSINYNNNKHVKRQYGRRFPIYPDVPVDSVLVSLEMISFLVSTALLFQTFCIYHRTRNVNQCISGLNMFFLGALIVGLIYVIKAYSYHESTVVLLDVIDYMWLISRTTAIVKYMPQLVMNWFGSCVVGLHPYWLVMQVTGWGLLVAGKVSARWYYHWAEVPLNFNTWLYIIVSAFCLALYTAQERIWYKGNRPRLEL from the coding sequence ATGAATACCTCCGTGACATGTGTCGCTGGGTCTCTTGTTATAGAAATCGCATCGGTTTTGAACCAGATAAAACacaacaaaatcaaaaaatcTATCTATGGATTGTCTTACGACTATCTCGCATTGACCTGGACGTCTGACTTGATGGCCGTGATGTCGTCTATCAactacaataataacaaGCACGTTAAACGACAGTACGGACGCAGGTTTCCTATATATCCCGATGTTCCTGTTGACTCGGTGCTAGTATCGTTAGAGatgatttcatttctaGTAAGCACAGCCTTGCTTTTCCAAACTTTTTGCATTTACCATCGTACCCGAAACGTAAACCAATGTATAAGTGGGTTGAacatgttcttcttgggaGCATTGATCGTGGGGCTTATCTACGTGATCAAGGCATATTCCTACCATGAATCCACCGTAGTGTTGCTAGACGTAATCGACTACATGTGGTTGATCAGCAGAACCACTGCAATAGTCAAATACATGCCGCAACTCGTGATGAACTGGTTCGGCTCATGTGTCGTAGGCTTGCACCCATACTGGCTAGTAATGCAAGTGACAGGATGGGGTCTTCTCGTTGCAGGCAAAGTATCAGCGAGATGGTACTACCATTGGGCAGAAGTCCCTCTAAACTTCAACACCTGGTTGTATATAATAGTCTCCGCCTTCTGTTTGGCCCTCTATACAGCCCAAGAAAGGATCTGGTATAAGGGTAACCGACCCCGATTGGAACTC
- a CDS encoding predicted protein (go_function GTP binding; molecular function unknown): MRIFIRSFSNSFTKWAKKPVSGAKLKNYLGRPSNNLSSGLVGLANVGKSTFFQAITKSTLGNPANYPFATIEPEKSLVVVPSIKLDHYQKLFGSEKKLSSNLTIWDIAGLTRNASSGAGLGNKFLADIRQVDGIFQVVRGFRDDEIVHIEDNKVDPVRDLMIVNDELILKDLEFIEVGIEKVNKLFKRPNANKAEIELELKTLEKIQDLLYDGQKVINEPWSAEEIDIINSYNLLTAKPTVYLLNVNEEDYKSQSNEFLSQIQEWMEENSPQDELVIFSAQYETKLNESGNSEDSAIPRIVERMRDALHLISFYTCGPKEARQWTVRVGSTAPEAAGVIHTDLQKTFISALVYKWDDLKSEKAPFNEAGLKSSGKQHRHGKKYAVEDGDVLLVKAAGGKTR; encoded by the coding sequence ATGAGAATTTTCATTCGAAGTTTCAGCAACTCCTTCACAAAATGGGCCAAAAAGCCTGTGTCTGGAGCAAAGCTCAAGAACTACTTGGGCCGTCCTTCCAACAATCTTTCCCTGGGACTCGTGGGTTTGGCCAATGTTGGCAAAAGCACGTTTTTCCAAGCTATTACGAAGTCGACTTTGGGTAATCCTGCCAACTATCCGTTTGCTACCATTGAACCTGAAAAGTCCTTGGTAGTCGTCCCTCTGATAAAATTGGATCATTATCAAAAGTTGTTTGGATCTGAAAAAAAGTTGTCCTCCAATTTGACAATTTGGGATATAGCAGGACTTACGAGAAATGCCAGTAGTGGTGCTGGGCTTGGAAACAAGTTTCTTGCCGATATCCGTCAAGTGGACGGAATATTTCAGGTGGTCAGAGGATTTAGAGATGATGAAATAGTCCATATAGAGGACAACAAGGTCGATCCGGTACGAGACTTGATGATTGTCAACGACGAATTGATCCTCAAGGACTTAGAATTCATTGAAGTAGGTATAGAGAAAGTTAAtaagttgttcaagagaCCTAATGCCAACAAAGCTGAgattgaacttgaactcAAGACCTTGGAAAAAATTCAGGATTTGCTCTACGATGGCCAAAAGGTGATTAACGAGCCTTGGAGTGCCGAAGAGATTGACATAATTAACAGCTACAATCTCTTGACAGCTAAGCCTACAGTATATTTATTGAACGtgaacgaagaagattacAAGAGCCAGAGCAATGAGTTCTTGAGCCAGATCCAAGAATGGATGGAAGAAAACAGTCCTCAGGACGAGCTTGTGATCTTCAGCGCTCAATATGAAACAAAATTGAATGAGTCGGGTAACCTGGAAGACAGTGCCATTCCCAGAATAGTGGAGCGTATGAGAGATGCCTTACATTTGATCTCATTTTACACTTGTGGACCAAAAGAAGCCAGACAATGGACTGTGAGAGTGGGATCAACAGCACCAGAAGCAGCTGGAGTGATCCATACGGACTTACAAAAGACATTCATCAGTGCGTTGGTGTACAAGTGGGACGATTTGAAGAGCGAAAAAGCTCCGTTTAACGAGGCAGGATTGAAGAGCAGTGGGAAACAGCATAGACATGGAAAGAAATATGCTGTTGAGGATGGtgatgttcttcttgtgaaGGCAGCAGGTGGCAAGACAAGGTAG
- a CDS encoding predicted protein, with protein MSASEIEGHWDIVITSLQDICNSNESLTFDNIYGQHDLSELTEAELTKLKEEIVDHKSNIGTAKRLIDTSQQNLKTLIEQLQKSAEKESSSAAAAAAAASGSSGGSFKRSVAGKDNKKNPNKKVGRSFWTSKYNPSEPILIGSEVAYKLKNRHFEEWIQCEVMKVIGDGSKFEIRDPEPDENNNPGQTFKANYKEILLIPPLVEVGDLVNYPYGTKVLARYPETTTFYPAIVVGNRKDGNVRLKFDGEEEVNKETEVERRLVLPFPEK; from the exons ATGCTGGCGCTGGAGATCGAGGGTCATTGGGACATCGTCATAACTTCCTTACAGGATATCTGCAATTCCAACGAATCTCTCACGTTTGACAATATCTACGGCCAACACGATCTTTCGGAGTTGACCGAGGCTGAACTCACCAAACTCAAAGAGGAGATTGTAGACCATAAACTGAATATTGGAACTGCCAAACGACTCATCGACACATCACAACAGAATCTCAAGACTCTCATAGAGCAGTTGCAAAAACTGGCTGAAAAGGAGTCCTCTTCCGCAGCAGCGGCTGCCGCAGCCGCATCAGGCTCTTCTGGCGGCTCATTCAAACGGTCAGTAGCTGGAAAGG ATAACAAAAAGAATCCCAACAAGAAAGTGGGCAGACTGTTCTGGACTTCAAAATACAATCCTTCTGAGCCCATACTCATCGGGCTGGAAGTGGCGtataaattgaaaaatcgtcACTTCGAAGAATGGATCCAATGTGAGGTTATGAAGGTAATTGGCGATGGTTCTAAATTTGAGATAAGAGATCCAGAACCGGACGAAAACAACAATCCGGGTCAGACGTTCAAAGCTAACTATAAagagatcttgttgataCCGCCATTAGTTGAAGTAGGAGATTTGGTCAACTATCCGTATGGAACCAAAGTGCTAGCCCGGTATCCAGAAACTACTACCTTCTATCCTGCCATAGTAGTAGGCAATCGTAAAGATGGAAACGTGAGGTTGAAGTTTGACGGAGAAGAGGAGGTCAATAAGGAAACCGAGGTGGAGAGGCGGTTGGTGCTCCCGTTCCCGGAAAAGTAG
- the PGS1 gene encoding phosphatidylglycerolphosphate synthase (go_function catalytic activity~go_process metabolism) has protein sequence MLSSVYSYLFRSGATPSTSSREYSTNNPVIPTAMANTFHPRLRSIFLQLDAIAPRFVLNRGDIDILTSPESFYNTLKQKIAAAQSRVFLSTLYIGKHQTELMDVIDEALTANEDLKVYILTDALRGTREAPEAPCSASLLVPLVEKHGKHRIDIRMYHTPHLAGFTKHLAPKRINEGWGLQHMKLYGFDNEIMLSGANLSQDYFTDRQDRYYVFKNKLLTDYYFRIHEAVSLLSYQVLPSSKLVQGFRLDWPTSNKSCEPHMNLHRFISDSSYLLDPILKQHNLTAFDEYKDTDDFDTIVYPVSQFTPLFPDKNDRSTEKPAILRLLSFLDSPSIKWWFTAGYFNMLPQIQDRLINGKAEGTVITASPKANSFYKSAGVSYYLPEAYLLFAKKFLEEVYKVGKSSMIKVYEWQNGIVNTVGGWSYHAKGLWITVPEETEPSITVIGSSNYTKRAYSLDLESNAIVITKDPELKSLMKSEIENLMKHVSPLELHDFKPKSKTVAEVPIGENAAKVNNKVIYEIDDDRKISYGVHLAVKLLGGKL, from the exons ATGCTTCTGTCGGTATACTCCTACTTGTTCAGGTCTGGGGCCACCCCCTCCACGTCCTCGAGAGAATACTCCACTAACAACCCCGTGATCCCAACGGCAATGGCCAACACGTTCCATCCTCGTCTCCGGTCcattttccttcaactcgaCGCCATCGCCCCACGTTTCGTGTTGAACAGAGGTGACATCGACATTCTCACCAGCCCAGAATCCTTCTACAATACACTCAAGCAGAAAATTGCTGCTGCCCAGTCAAGAGTGTTTCTTTCTACACTCTACATCGGAAAACACCAGACTGAGCTCATGGATGTCATCGACGAAGCGCTTACAGCTAACGAAGATCTCAAGGTATACATTCTCACCGATGCACTTCGTGGAACAAGAGAAGCACCTGAAGCTCCCTGTCTGGCTTCTTTGTTAGTTCCACTCGTAGAAAAACATGGTAAACACAGGATAGACATAAGAATGTACCACACACCCCATTTGGCTGGGTTCACCAAACATTTGGCACCCAAACGAATCAACGAAGGCTGGGGCTTACAACACATGAAGCTCTACGGCTTTGACAACGAGATCATGTTATCCGGTGCAAATTTGTCGCAGGACTACTTCACTGATAGACAGGACCGTTACTAtgtgttcaagaacaagcTCTTGACCGACTATTACTTCCGAATCCACGAGGCAGTGTCGTTGTTGAGCTACCAAGTGTTGCCTTCTAGCAAACTTGTCCAGGGTTTCAGACTCGACTGGCCCACTTCAAACAAATCTTGCGAGCCACATATGAACCTCCATCGTTTCATTAGCGACTCGTCGTACTTGCTCGACCCAATCTTGAAACAGCATAATCTTACAGCCTTTGACGAATACAAAGACACAGACGACTTTGACACAATAGTGTACCCTGTGTCTCAATTCACCCCCCTTTTCCCTGACAAAAACGACAGATCTACAGAAAAACCTGCTATTCTCCGTCTCTTGTCTTTCTTAGACTCGCCCTCTATCAAATGGTGGTTCACCGCTGGCTATTTCAACATGTTGCCTCAGATCCAGGACAGATTGATCAACGGCAAAGCCGAAGGTACAGTCATAACAGCTTCGCCCAAGGCCAACTCGTTTTACAAATCTGCCGGAGTTTCGTACTACTTACCCGAAGCTTATCTTCTATTCGCAAAGAAGTTTTTGGAAGAGGTCTACAAGGTAGGAAAGTCGTCGATGATCAAAGTTTACGAATGGCAAAACGGTATAGTCAACACTGTAGGAGGGTGGTCATACCATGCCAAAGGGTTATGGATCACAGTGCCAGAGGAAACAGAACCCAGTATAACAGTCATTGGTTCGTCCAACTACACCAAGCGGGCCTACTCTCTTGACTTGGAAAGCAACGCTATCGTCATCACTAAGGACCCCGAATTGAAGAGTCTCATGAAGCTGGAAATCgaaaacttgatgaagCATGTTTCGCCTTTAGAGCTCCATGACTTCAAGCCCAAGTCCAAAACAGTAGCCGAAGTCCCCATTGGCGAAAACGCTG CCAAGGTCAACAACAAGGTCATATACGAAATTGACGACGATAGAAAGATCAGCTATGGTGTCCATTTAGCTGTTAAGTTGTTGGGAGGTAAGTTGTAA
- a CDS encoding predicted protein, translated as MSVYQRYASGDHDEQFFSGRGSTPPIDGLNHSIDYDQEETENSREKSPPTEPVSPIVLHPLSGHFDETVPLSSLVSEEKWLDLSSKAAYFQGYDHLVFGHVVTIVFQHSKTNKISTKSITKYGISTYDNIILDSRSRFWPSCENLLPEYQKSNVRRALAITNLKNYSRLINNSALLEIDKNKWDETVAGELANSMQLMGEVQTPQDLGAKLLQLGLVQLHKMPSTVIDVVYDNSPQTSTPQIVEENNKLVYLIGEQLEQLFDPLLEYSPEAMQISYAVPDAGNHVSPLVSSEKIDSVISELITVQTNFTMGLVNLLQDFIIPLRISVLSSEANSGIAKLNSVFPPTIDEITRINCIFHDALGKAQPFGYVEVFKVIGLILPYFYKAFIRHEANLKNFPSKLSKFSHKYKNKVFDNPEINKGSFSLREIDSVVNGSLLELPKIKLILRRMYISIQSEKEDLRGTKEDEEDKIINESFGAAIDIIDAFGGANSFSNSEAVEERQRIFTPTGKILTQLATKWPAELQYGWLTRKVVGIFELRHVCPKQGSLQDTEVLIIFSDHLVFLTVVDDSYYVKRDDKSRNKKISISDILMHSLINEKPLPKLSSFPSMEVSAWCEINDVVVSSYKAPTMILTDSQPATGCSGDFLRFLNKTSSGYNTSNKDISFSRIYEVVGGSKSNSQQSGINIIDLVSKSKILHKSQPFHLFKSKTMGLNVYSTAHDFEAYQQETWKSPFAMFLNISFSDPYEYFEKNPDLYLLINASFLTDDKIQLIAYNRQKTIKTSKVIPASDLQGSIREMIYHSYESIFSSYNEITQSLVNSNADELAHFVDVYPIYDREKLKSEYLERIESEEKAYDKKDKGKNVKRHSKKASAAISLPDDYIDHIAGHKAEELPIAEEEEEEEEKEKEAKANESSKAKSKEIQQQQAVPSVSMKNVKKRKSLLQKIFHPFKKNHERQANAVPLLRQPTTESDREFTTSFIPKGNKQKFQNIYKPVPELVEKE; from the coding sequence ATGAGCGTCTACCAGAGATATGCCTCAGGAGACCACGACGAGCAGTTCTTCTCAGGCCGAGGCTCGACACCTCCCATAGACGGACTCAACCATTCCATCGACtatgatcaagaagaaaccgaAAACAGCCGCGAAAAACTGCCACCAACTGAACCAGTGCTGCCCATTGTACTCCATCCACTTCTGGGCCATTTCGACGAAACGGTTCCCTTGAGCTCgcttgtttctgaagaaaaatGGCTAGATCTCTCCTCGAAGGCAGCGTATTTCCAGGGCTACGACCATTTGGTTTTTGGTCATGTAGTTACCATAGTATTCCAACATCTGAAAACCAATAAAATCAGTACCAAATCTATAACAAAATACGGGATCCTGACCTACGACAATATCATCCTAGACTCAAGACTGAGATTTTGGCCCCTGTGCGAGAACTTGTTGCCCGAATACCAGAAGTCTAATGTGCGCAGAGCTCTAGCCATCACCAACTTAAAAAACTATAGTAGACTCATTAACAACTCGgctcttcttgaaatcgACAAAAACAAGTGGGATGAGACGGTAGCTGGcgaattggccaattctATGCAACTTATGGGTGAAGTTCAAACTCCACAGGACTTGGGTGCAAAGTTGCTACAACTCGGTCTTGTACAACTACACAAGATGCCATCAACCGTGATTGACGTTGTCTATGATAATTCACCACAAACTTCTACCCCTCAGATTGTcgaagaaaacaacaaattAGTCTACTTAATCGGAGAACAGCTTGAGCAGCTCTTTGATCCCCTTCTCGAGTATTCTCCAGAAGCTATGCAAATTAGCTATGCGGTACCTGATGCTGGAAATCATGTTCTGCCTCTTGTTAGCAGCGAAAAGATTGACTCTGTAATTTCCGAATTGATTACGGTACAGACCAACTTCACTATGGGGTTGGTCAACTTACTTCAGGACTTCATTATTCCATTGAGAATAAGCGTCTTGTCGTCAGAAGCAAATTCTGGAATAGCGAAATTGAATAGTGTGTTCCCACCTACAATCGATGAGATCACTAGAATCAACTGTATTTTCCATGATGCTTTGGGTAAGGCTCAACCCTTTGGTTATGTCGAAGTATTCAAAGTCATCGGTTTGATCTTACCTTACTTCTATAAGGCATTCATCAGACATGAGgcaaacttgaagaacttccCTCTGAaactttccaagttcagCCACAAGTACAAGAATAAGGTTTTCGACAATCCTGAGATCAACAAAGGCTCATTCTCACTTCGTGAGATCGATTCGGTCGTTAATGGCTCATTGCTTGAATTGCCCAAAATCAAGCTAATCTTGAGAAGAATGTACATTTCCATTCAATCTGAAAAGGAAGATTTAAGAGGCACAAAGgaagatgaggaagacaagatcatcaaCGAATCATTCGGAGCAGCCATTGACATCATTGATGCTTTTGGAGGAGCTAAttctttctccaattcTGAAGCTGTAGAAGAACGTCAAAGAATATTCACTCCTACAGGTAAGATCTTGACTCAATTGGCCACTAAATGGCCAGCTGAACTTCAGTACGGTTGGTTGACAAGAAAGGTTGTGGGTATCTTTGAATTGAGACATGTTTGCCCCAAGCAAGGTTCTTTACAAGATACTGAGGTTTTGATCATATTCTCTGAccatcttgtcttcttgaCTGTAGTTGATGATTCTTACTACGTCAAGCGAGACGATAAGTCCCGGAATAAGAAGATTTCCATTTCAGATATCTTGATGCATTCCTTGATTAACGAAAAACCATTGCCCAAGTTATCGCTGTTTCCATCCATGGAGGTCAGTGCTTGGTGTGAAATTAATGATGTTGTAGTCAGTTCGTACAAGGCACCAACCATGATCCTTACTGATTCACAACCCGCTACCGGATGCCTGGGTGATTTCCTTCGTTTCTTGAATAAGACATCTTCAGGTTATAACACTTCCAACAAAGATATCCTGTTCAGCAGAATATATGAGGTTGTAGGCGGTTCAAAAAGCAACAGTCAACAATCCGGAATTAACATCATTGATCTTGTTAGCAAATCTAAGATCTTGCACAAGAGTCAGCCTTTCcacttgttcaagtccaagacTATGGGATTAAATGTTTATTCAACAGCTCATGATTTCGAAGCCTACCAACAGGAGACTTGGAAATCTCCATTCGCcatgttcttgaacattTCATTCAGCGACCCTTACGAATATTTTGAGAAGAATCCAGATTTGTATCTTCTTATCAATGCTTCATTTCTCACTGATGACAAGATCCAATTGATAGCATACAACCGTCAAAAGACCATTAAGACAAGTAAAGTGATCCCAGCTTCTGATTTGCAAGGTTCTATTAGGGAAATGATATATCACTCTTATGAATCAATATTCAGTTCTTACAATGAAATTACCCAATCTCTCGTGAACAGTAATGCTGACGAATTGGCCCATTTTGTTGATGTGTATCCAATTTACGACagagaaaagttgaagagtGAATATCtagaaagaattgaatctgaagaaaaggctTATGACAAGAAGGATAAAGGTAAAAATGTTAAGAGGCATTCAAAGAAAGCTTCAGCTGCCATTTCACTACCTGATGATTATATCGATCATATTGCTGGCCATAAGGCGGAAGAGCTTCCAATTGcggaagaggaagaagaagaagaagaaaaagagaaagaggCTAAGGCCAATGAGTCATCAAAGGCTAAATCCAAAGagattcaacaacaacaggCTGTCCCATCCGTTTCGATGAAAAATGTCAAAAAAAGGAAATCTCTCCTTCAGAAGATTTTCCATccattcaagaagaatcatGAAAGACAAGCCAATGCTGTACCCTTGCTTAGACAGCCAACTACAGAATCCGATAGAGAATTTACTACTTCGTTCATTCCTAAGGGAAATAAGCAGAAATTCCAGAATATTTATAAACCTGTTCCAGAATTGGTTGAAAAGGAA